In bacterium, a single genomic region encodes these proteins:
- a CDS encoding adenylate kinase, protein MGIILLGPPGAGKGTQAKKLTQSFAIPQISTGDMLRAAVKNGTALGKQAKAFMDAGGLVPDEVVIGIVKERLAADDCAKGFILDGFPRTIPQAEALDRVTKELGKEIQFVLSLEVDQNELMERLCGRRTCTGCGAMYHVKFNPPKASGKCDKCGTALIQRDDDKEETIKNRLANYNKATAPLLDYYKNTGKIRSVMASGEIDAIYAGIVKILR, encoded by the coding sequence ATGGGTATCATCCTTCTGGGCCCCCCCGGAGCGGGGAAGGGCACCCAGGCCAAGAAGTTGACGCAGTCGTTCGCCATACCCCAGATCTCGACGGGGGATATGCTCCGGGCGGCGGTCAAGAACGGAACGGCGCTCGGAAAGCAGGCCAAGGCGTTCATGGACGCGGGAGGGTTAGTGCCCGACGAGGTCGTCATCGGCATCGTCAAGGAGCGTCTCGCGGCGGACGATTGCGCGAAGGGATTCATTCTCGACGGATTCCCGCGGACGATCCCGCAGGCCGAGGCCCTCGACCGCGTGACGAAGGAGCTGGGGAAGGAGATCCAGTTCGTCCTCTCGCTTGAAGTCGACCAGAACGAACTGATGGAACGGCTGTGCGGACGCCGCACCTGCACCGGGTGCGGGGCGATGTACCACGTGAAGTTCAATCCTCCCAAGGCGTCCGGGAAGTGCGACAAGTGCGGAACGGCCCTGATCCAGCGGGACGACGACAAGGAAGAGACGATCAAGAACCGGCTGGCCAACTACAACAAGGCCACGGCTCCTCTGCTCGATTACTACAAGAACACGGGGAAAATCCGGTCCGTGATGGCATCCGGCGAGATCGACGCCATCTACGCCGGGATCGTGAAGATTCTCAGGTAG
- the map gene encoding type I methionyl aminopeptidase: MILVKSPREIEVMRRAGAVVGRFFEEVRPLILPGVSTWELEQFADRFIARNGVRTAFKGYMGYPAHLCASINEEVVHGIPSKDRVVREGDILSIDFGIVREGFYGDSAMTFPVGEVNGVSARLLAATERSLAAGINEVRPGNRLGDVSAAVQETVEAEGFSVVRDFVGHGIGRSLHEDPQIPNFGKRGVGPKLMAGMILAIEPMVNAGGWPVEVLADGWTVVTRDRSRSAHFEHTVAVTEDGHQILSLP; the protein is encoded by the coding sequence ATGATCCTCGTAAAGTCGCCTCGCGAGATAGAGGTGATGCGGCGCGCCGGCGCCGTCGTAGGCAGGTTCTTTGAAGAAGTGAGGCCGTTGATTCTTCCCGGGGTCAGCACGTGGGAGCTTGAACAGTTCGCCGACCGGTTCATCGCCCGGAACGGCGTGCGAACCGCCTTCAAGGGATACATGGGATACCCGGCGCACCTTTGCGCCTCCATCAACGAGGAGGTGGTGCACGGGATCCCGTCCAAGGACCGGGTCGTCCGCGAGGGCGACATCCTGAGCATCGATTTCGGGATCGTGCGGGAGGGATTCTACGGGGATTCCGCGATGACCTTTCCCGTCGGGGAGGTGAACGGCGTTTCCGCCAGGCTTCTCGCCGCGACGGAACGTTCGCTTGCGGCGGGTATCAACGAGGTGCGGCCCGGGAACCGCCTGGGCGATGTTTCGGCGGCCGTGCAGGAAACGGTGGAGGCCGAGGGGTTTTCGGTGGTTCGCGACTTCGTCGGGCACGGGATCGGAAGGTCGCTTCACGAGGACCCTCAGATTCCGAATTTCGGCAAGCGGGGAGTCGGCCCGAAACTGATGGCGGGAATGATCCTGGCCATCGAACCGATGGTGAACGCCGGGGGCTGGCCCGTGGAGGTCTTGGCGGACGGGTGGACGGTCGTGACGCGGGACCGTAGCCGATCGGCTCACTTCGAGCATACGGTGGCCGTAACCGAGGACGGGCATCAGATATTAAGTCTTCCTTGA
- the infA gene encoding translation initiation factor IF-1, with product MAKEEAIEIEGTVIEPLPNAMFRVELDNKMRVLAHISGKMRMHFIKILPGDRVTVQLTPYDLTRGRITYRSK from the coding sequence ATGGCAAAAGAAGAGGCGATAGAAATCGAGGGTACGGTGATCGAGCCGTTGCCGAATGCCATGTTCCGCGTGGAGCTCGACAACAAGATGAGGGTGCTGGCTCACATCTCCGGAAAGATGCGGATGCATTTCATAAAAATCCTGCCGGGGGACCGGGTCACCGTTCAGTTGACGCCGTATGACCTGACCCGGGGCCGGATCACTTACCGATCGAAGTGA
- the rpmJ gene encoding 50S ribosomal protein L36 has translation MKVRPSVRKFCVKCKVIRRKGVVRVICENPKHKQRQG, from the coding sequence ATGAAAGTCAGGCCGTCGGTGAGAAAGTTTTGCGTCAAGTGCAAGGTCATCCGCCGGAAAGGCGTCGTCCGGGTGATCTGCGAGAACCCGAAACACAAGCAGCGCCAAGGATAG
- the rpsM gene encoding 30S ribosomal protein S13, translating into MARIAGVDIPKTKKIGTALTYIYGIGPTSAAKILEEARVSPDLRTSTLGEDQVARIRDVIDANYRVEGDLRKEISMNIKRLMDLGAYRGLRHRKGLPARGQRTHTNARTRKGPRKGAVAKKKEATKK; encoded by the coding sequence TTGGCACGCATAGCGGGTGTGGACATTCCGAAGACGAAGAAGATCGGTACGGCCCTGACGTACATCTACGGGATCGGCCCGACCTCCGCGGCGAAGATCCTCGAGGAGGCGCGCGTCTCGCCGGATTTGAGGACGAGCACGCTGGGCGAGGACCAGGTCGCCCGGATCCGGGACGTGATCGACGCCAATTATCGCGTCGAGGGGGACCTGCGCAAGGAAATCTCCATGAACATCAAGCGCCTGATGGACCTCGGGGCCTATCGGGGACTTCGCCACCGCAAGGGACTGCCGGCGCGTGGTCAGCGCACCCATACGAACGCGCGTACCCGGAAGGGGCCGCGCAAGGGTGCCGTCGCAAAGAAGAAGGAAGCCACGAAGAAATAA
- the rpsK gene encoding 30S ribosomal protein S11 has product MATPKKKGKRKVRRSVPVGVAHIQATFNNTIITITDPDGNTLAWASAGAKGFKGSRKSTPFAATVAAEEVAKKAMDSGVNTVTVHIKGPGSGREAALRSLQASGLKVNFIRDVTPIPHNGCRPPKRRRV; this is encoded by the coding sequence ATGGCAACGCCGAAAAAGAAAGGCAAGAGGAAGGTCCGCCGGAGCGTCCCGGTCGGGGTGGCGCACATCCAGGCGACCTTCAACAACACGATCATCACGATCACCGATCCGGACGGGAATACCCTCGCATGGGCAAGCGCGGGGGCAAAGGGGTTCAAGGGGTCCAGGAAAAGCACCCCGTTCGCGGCAACCGTCGCCGCCGAGGAAGTCGCGAAAAAGGCGATGGACAGCGGCGTGAACACGGTGACCGTTCACATCAAGGGTCCCGGGTCCGGTCGAGAGGCCGCGCTTCGGTCCCTGCAGGCCTCCGGGCTGAAGGTGAATTTCATCCGGGACGTGACGCCGATCCCGCACAACGGATGCCGGCCGCCGAAGCGCCGTCGCGTCTGA
- the rpsD gene encoding 30S ribosomal protein S4 gives MARYREAVCRLCRREGVELYLKGDRCFTDKCAIKRRGYPPGQHGQRRPKHSDYGVQLREKQKAKRIYGLLERQFRNYFEKADRMKGKTGENLLILLERRLDSVAYKLGFAPTRRESRQIVRHGHFLVNGKKVNIPSFLVRSGDVLELREKSRKIPNVNESLDAVVRKGIPPWLELERDSFRGKIKTLPSRADIQEPIQEQLIVELYSK, from the coding sequence TTGGCAAGGTATCGTGAGGCCGTCTGCAGGCTCTGTCGTCGGGAAGGGGTCGAGCTCTACCTAAAGGGAGATCGCTGCTTCACCGACAAGTGCGCAATCAAAAGGAGAGGCTACCCGCCGGGCCAGCACGGCCAGCGGCGCCCGAAACATAGCGACTACGGCGTCCAACTGCGGGAGAAGCAGAAGGCGAAACGGATCTACGGCCTGCTGGAGCGCCAGTTCCGCAATTACTTCGAGAAGGCGGACCGGATGAAGGGGAAGACCGGCGAGAACCTGCTGATCCTCCTCGAGCGGCGCCTCGACAGCGTCGCCTACAAGCTGGGGTTCGCCCCGACCCGGCGAGAAAGCCGACAGATCGTCCGGCACGGGCACTTCCTCGTGAACGGGAAGAAGGTGAATATTCCTTCCTTCCTTGTCCGTTCGGGGGACGTGCTCGAGTTGCGTGAAAAGAGCCGGAAGATCCCGAACGTGAACGAGTCGCTCGACGCCGTGGTCCGAAAGGGGATTCCGCCCTGGCTCGAGCTCGAGCGCGACAGTTTCCGGGGGAAGATCAAGACCCTGCCGTCCCGGGCTGACATCCAGGAGCCGATCCAGGAACAGCTGATCGTCGAGCTCTACTCGAAGTAA
- a CDS encoding DNA-directed RNA polymerase subunit alpha has product MFQRNWKQLIKPRRIEVQTDTATFNYGKFVAEPLERGFGTTLGNALRRILLSSLQGGAITSVRIEGVQHEFSTMTGVVEDVTDVVLNLKEVRLRMHSPEQRTLVLEAKGPRRVKASDISPDPMVEILNRDHHIAELSANAKLRMEMTVRMGKGYVSAERNLEENSPIGTIPIDAIFSPIRKVNFSVTNARVGQQTDYDRLTLEVWTDGSLLPADAVAYAAKIMKDQLTVFINFDDEMEIPDEPARLEEGGANENLYKPVEELELSVRAYNCLKNAEIKYIGELVQKSEQEMLKTKNFGKKSLNEIKDVLVGMGFSLGMKIDDFTPEKFSPPRKED; this is encoded by the coding sequence ATGTTTCAGAGAAACTGGAAACAGTTGATCAAGCCGCGCCGCATCGAGGTCCAGACCGACACGGCGACATTCAATTACGGAAAATTCGTGGCCGAGCCCCTCGAGCGGGGATTCGGTACCACCTTGGGAAACGCCCTTCGCAGGATTCTCCTGTCTTCCCTGCAGGGCGGCGCCATCACATCGGTCCGCATCGAGGGGGTACAGCACGAGTTCTCCACGATGACGGGAGTCGTGGAGGACGTTACCGACGTCGTTCTCAACCTCAAGGAGGTCCGCCTCCGGATGCATTCGCCGGAGCAGCGCACGCTTGTGCTGGAGGCGAAGGGGCCCCGCCGCGTAAAGGCTTCCGACATCTCCCCGGATCCGATGGTGGAGATCCTCAACCGGGACCACCACATCGCCGAGCTCTCCGCGAACGCCAAGCTGCGCATGGAGATGACCGTCCGGATGGGGAAAGGCTACGTCTCCGCCGAACGGAACCTCGAGGAGAATTCCCCGATCGGGACGATTCCCATCGACGCCATCTTCTCGCCGATCCGAAAGGTCAATTTTTCGGTGACCAACGCGCGCGTCGGTCAACAGACCGACTACGACCGCTTGACGCTCGAGGTCTGGACCGACGGATCCCTCCTTCCCGCAGACGCGGTCGCCTATGCGGCGAAGATCATGAAGGACCAATTGACCGTCTTCATCAATTTCGACGACGAGATGGAGATCCCCGACGAACCGGCGCGGCTTGAGGAAGGCGGGGCGAACGAGAATCTCTACAAGCCCGTCGAGGAACTGGAGCTCTCCGTTCGAGCCTACAACTGCCTGAAGAACGCCGAGATCAAGTACATCGGGGAGCTCGTCCAGAAGAGCGAACAGGAAATGCTCAAGACCAAGAACTTCGGGAAGAAGAGCCTCAACGAGATCAAGGATGTCCTGGTCGGGATGGGGTTCTCCCTGGGAATGAAGATCGACGATTTCACCCCGGAAAAGTTCAGCCCGCCGCGGAAAGAGGATTGA